The following are encoded in a window of Rosa chinensis cultivar Old Blush chromosome 4, RchiOBHm-V2, whole genome shotgun sequence genomic DNA:
- the LOC112200223 gene encoding DEAD-box ATP-dependent RNA helicase 58, chloroplastic isoform X2 yields MATLSPTQLLPLSPPIHTSNSRHAHLSFQSLNPNPRIFSFNSSVSNFSPLPAVLSSSPITTESDSDIDDVTLRRICEPHVPDHILCRMEELGYVAPTPVQRQALPTLFSGRDCILHAQTQRSAVQALIVVPTRELGMQVTRVARMLAAKPKEGELEQKACTVMALLDGGMLTRHKSWLKAEPPTIVVATIGSLCQMLEKHIIKLESMRVLVIDEVDFMFGSKQVSSLRKLLTSYSSINSRQTVFASASIPQHRRFLHDCIQQKWTKNDAIHIHVNPVQPMPLCLHHRFVISGKNRRHETLLSLLKSDALQSGIIFVGEQSEKSKKAGNAPPPTLLVDFLKASYQGCSDILLLEEDMNFNSRAASLSELRQGSSYLLVSTDIAARGVDLPDTTHIYNFDLPRTAVDYLHRAGRTGRKPFSDKKCTVTNIIMSEERFVLQKYENELMFNCEELIV; encoded by the exons ATGGCTACACTATCACCTACCCAGCTTCTCCCTCTATCACCCCCAATTCATACTTCAAATTCCCGCCATGCCCATTTGAGCTTCcaatccctaaaccctaaccctagaatCTTCTCATTCAATTCCTCTGTATCAAATTTTAGTCCTTTACCGGCGGTTCTGAGCTCTTCTCCGATCACCACTGAATCCGACTCCGATATCGATGACGTCACTCTCCGGCGAATTTGCGAGCCCCATGTTCCGGACCACATACTGTGCAGAATGGAGGAATTGGGATACGTGGCGCCGACGCCGGTGCAGCGGCAGGCTCTGCCCACTCTGTTTTCCGGGCGGGACTGCATACTTCACGCCCAG ACTCAGAGATCGGCTGTGCAAGCCCTCATTGTAGTGCCCACTAGGGAACTTGGCATGCAA GTTACAAGGGTTGCTAGAATGTTGGCCGCGAAGCCGAAGGAGGGTGAATTGGAGCAGAAAGCATGTACTGTTATGGCTCTTTTGGATGGAGGAATGTTGACAAGGCACAAGAGTTGGTTGAAG GCAGAGCCCCCTACAATAGTGGTGGCTACGATAGGGAGTTTGTGCCAAATGCTAGAGAAGCATATCATTAAGCTTGAATCTATGCGAGTGCTGGTGATCGATGAG GTTGATTTCATGTTTGGTTCAAAACAAGTCAGTTCTCTTCGGAAGCTTTTGACATCATATTCGTCAATCAATAGCCGTCAGACTGTTTTTGCCAGTGCTTCCATTCCACAGCATAGGCGATTTTTACATGATTGTATACAACAGAAATGGACCAAG AATGATGCAATTCATATCCATGTCAATCCGGTTCAGCCCATGCCATTATGTTTACACCATAGATTTGTG ATAAGTGGTAAAAACAGAAGGCATGAAACCTTGTTGTCCTTATTGAAGTCCGATGCACTGCAGTCTGGCATTATTTTTGTCGGGGAGCAG TCCGAGAAGTCAAAGAAGGCTGGAAATGCTCCACCACCAACTCTATTAGTTGATTTCTTGAAGGCTTCATATCAGGGATGTTCAGACATCCTCCTTTTGGAAGAAGACATGAATTTCAACTCACGTGCAGCTTCTCTATCA GAACTGAGACAAGGAAGCAGCTATCTCCTTGTGTCAACAGATATAGCGGCTAGAGGGGTTGACCTACCAGACACCACTCACATATACAACTTTGATCTACCAAGAACTGCTGTTGATTATCTTCATCGAGCTGGGAGAACAGGTAGGAAACCGTTTTCAGACAAGAAATGCACTGTAACCAACATTATAATGTCAGAGGAGCGATTTGTTTTGcaaaaatatgaaaatgaaCTGATGTTTAACTGTGAAGAGCTAATTGTATAG
- the LOC112200223 gene encoding DEAD-box ATP-dependent RNA helicase 58, chloroplastic isoform X1, giving the protein MATLSPTQLLPLSPPIHTSNSRHAHLSFQSLNPNPRIFSFNSSVSNFSPLPAVLSSSPITTESDSDIDDVTLRRICEPHVPDHILCRMEELGYVAPTPVQRQALPTLFSGRDCILHAQTGSGKTLTYLLLIFAVVKTQRSAVQALIVVPTRELGMQVTRVARMLAAKPKEGELEQKACTVMALLDGGMLTRHKSWLKAEPPTIVVATIGSLCQMLEKHIIKLESMRVLVIDEVDFMFGSKQVSSLRKLLTSYSSINSRQTVFASASIPQHRRFLHDCIQQKWTKNDAIHIHVNPVQPMPLCLHHRFVISGKNRRHETLLSLLKSDALQSGIIFVGEQSEKSKKAGNAPPPTLLVDFLKASYQGCSDILLLEEDMNFNSRAASLSELRQGSSYLLVSTDIAARGVDLPDTTHIYNFDLPRTAVDYLHRAGRTGRKPFSDKKCTVTNIIMSEERFVLQKYENELMFNCEELIV; this is encoded by the exons ATGGCTACACTATCACCTACCCAGCTTCTCCCTCTATCACCCCCAATTCATACTTCAAATTCCCGCCATGCCCATTTGAGCTTCcaatccctaaaccctaaccctagaatCTTCTCATTCAATTCCTCTGTATCAAATTTTAGTCCTTTACCGGCGGTTCTGAGCTCTTCTCCGATCACCACTGAATCCGACTCCGATATCGATGACGTCACTCTCCGGCGAATTTGCGAGCCCCATGTTCCGGACCACATACTGTGCAGAATGGAGGAATTGGGATACGTGGCGCCGACGCCGGTGCAGCGGCAGGCTCTGCCCACTCTGTTTTCCGGGCGGGACTGCATACTTCACGCCCAG ACAGGTTCTGGGAAGACGCTGACGTATCTGCTTTTGATATTTGCTGTGGTGAAGACTCAGAGATCGGCTGTGCAAGCCCTCATTGTAGTGCCCACTAGGGAACTTGGCATGCAA GTTACAAGGGTTGCTAGAATGTTGGCCGCGAAGCCGAAGGAGGGTGAATTGGAGCAGAAAGCATGTACTGTTATGGCTCTTTTGGATGGAGGAATGTTGACAAGGCACAAGAGTTGGTTGAAG GCAGAGCCCCCTACAATAGTGGTGGCTACGATAGGGAGTTTGTGCCAAATGCTAGAGAAGCATATCATTAAGCTTGAATCTATGCGAGTGCTGGTGATCGATGAG GTTGATTTCATGTTTGGTTCAAAACAAGTCAGTTCTCTTCGGAAGCTTTTGACATCATATTCGTCAATCAATAGCCGTCAGACTGTTTTTGCCAGTGCTTCCATTCCACAGCATAGGCGATTTTTACATGATTGTATACAACAGAAATGGACCAAG AATGATGCAATTCATATCCATGTCAATCCGGTTCAGCCCATGCCATTATGTTTACACCATAGATTTGTG ATAAGTGGTAAAAACAGAAGGCATGAAACCTTGTTGTCCTTATTGAAGTCCGATGCACTGCAGTCTGGCATTATTTTTGTCGGGGAGCAG TCCGAGAAGTCAAAGAAGGCTGGAAATGCTCCACCACCAACTCTATTAGTTGATTTCTTGAAGGCTTCATATCAGGGATGTTCAGACATCCTCCTTTTGGAAGAAGACATGAATTTCAACTCACGTGCAGCTTCTCTATCA GAACTGAGACAAGGAAGCAGCTATCTCCTTGTGTCAACAGATATAGCGGCTAGAGGGGTTGACCTACCAGACACCACTCACATATACAACTTTGATCTACCAAGAACTGCTGTTGATTATCTTCATCGAGCTGGGAGAACAGGTAGGAAACCGTTTTCAGACAAGAAATGCACTGTAACCAACATTATAATGTCAGAGGAGCGATTTGTTTTGcaaaaatatgaaaatgaaCTGATGTTTAACTGTGAAGAGCTAATTGTATAG
- the LOC112200223 gene encoding DEAD-box ATP-dependent RNA helicase 58, chloroplastic isoform X3, translating into MQVTRVARMLAAKPKEGELEQKACTVMALLDGGMLTRHKSWLKAEPPTIVVATIGSLCQMLEKHIIKLESMRVLVIDEVDFMFGSKQVSSLRKLLTSYSSINSRQTVFASASIPQHRRFLHDCIQQKWTKNDAIHIHVNPVQPMPLCLHHRFVISGKNRRHETLLSLLKSDALQSGIIFVGEQSEKSKKAGNAPPPTLLVDFLKASYQGCSDILLLEEDMNFNSRAASLSELRQGSSYLLVSTDIAARGVDLPDTTHIYNFDLPRTAVDYLHRAGRTGRKPFSDKKCTVTNIIMSEERFVLQKYENELMFNCEELIV; encoded by the exons ATGCAA GTTACAAGGGTTGCTAGAATGTTGGCCGCGAAGCCGAAGGAGGGTGAATTGGAGCAGAAAGCATGTACTGTTATGGCTCTTTTGGATGGAGGAATGTTGACAAGGCACAAGAGTTGGTTGAAG GCAGAGCCCCCTACAATAGTGGTGGCTACGATAGGGAGTTTGTGCCAAATGCTAGAGAAGCATATCATTAAGCTTGAATCTATGCGAGTGCTGGTGATCGATGAG GTTGATTTCATGTTTGGTTCAAAACAAGTCAGTTCTCTTCGGAAGCTTTTGACATCATATTCGTCAATCAATAGCCGTCAGACTGTTTTTGCCAGTGCTTCCATTCCACAGCATAGGCGATTTTTACATGATTGTATACAACAGAAATGGACCAAG AATGATGCAATTCATATCCATGTCAATCCGGTTCAGCCCATGCCATTATGTTTACACCATAGATTTGTG ATAAGTGGTAAAAACAGAAGGCATGAAACCTTGTTGTCCTTATTGAAGTCCGATGCACTGCAGTCTGGCATTATTTTTGTCGGGGAGCAG TCCGAGAAGTCAAAGAAGGCTGGAAATGCTCCACCACCAACTCTATTAGTTGATTTCTTGAAGGCTTCATATCAGGGATGTTCAGACATCCTCCTTTTGGAAGAAGACATGAATTTCAACTCACGTGCAGCTTCTCTATCA GAACTGAGACAAGGAAGCAGCTATCTCCTTGTGTCAACAGATATAGCGGCTAGAGGGGTTGACCTACCAGACACCACTCACATATACAACTTTGATCTACCAAGAACTGCTGTTGATTATCTTCATCGAGCTGGGAGAACAGGTAGGAAACCGTTTTCAGACAAGAAATGCACTGTAACCAACATTATAATGTCAGAGGAGCGATTTGTTTTGcaaaaatatgaaaatgaaCTGATGTTTAACTGTGAAGAGCTAATTGTATAG
- the LOC112200686 gene encoding E3 ubiquitin-protein ligase RHF1A isoform X2: protein MASFAPSSSSSSDNPIPIWTPSSSVSAFPDEPYEDSCSICLEPFCSDDPATITSCKHDYHLHCILEWSQRSKECPICWQLLVLKDPASQGLLDVVQNEKRSRARNISSIAPPTFHNSSEDFDFEHDSFSDDSDLDERIMQHLAAASSRARYVRRRERQRYSGLGPSNGFNFSPRENVSGMEQAHPTSPVERPSFTYGSPGGDSPTSPRPPVVQPPPSFICSTAANNDPFKPRVLFGQPTPNGPQRQSPSEMLNFPESIKSKLSAASARYKESISKGTRGLKEKLLARNNSVKEMSIGVQREMTAGIAGVARMFERLDLTSKKPGAPTPVSGRSGGTSNFSVKGKAVLENVIVQSCNKSSGRIADESSEAPSQIIRLT, encoded by the exons ATGGCATCTTTcgctccttcctcttcttcttcttctgataaCCCAATACCCATCTGGACTCCATCCTCCTCTGTATCTGCTTTTCCCGACGAGCCGTATGAAGACTCCTGCAGTATCTGCCTCGAGCCTTTCTGCTCCGATGACCCAGCCACC ATTACCAGCTGCAAACATGACTATCATCTCCACTGTATATTAGAATG GTCACAAAGAAGTAAAGAATGCCCAATTTGTTGGCAGTTACTTGTCTTGAAGGATCCGGCTAG CCAAGGGCTTCTAGATGTTGTACAGAATGAGAAGCGCTCAAGGGCAAGAAACATATCTTCCATTGCCCCCCCAACTTTTCATAATTCCTCTGAGGACTTTGACTTTGAACAT GATTCGTTCTCAGATGACTCCGATTTGGACGAGCGTATTATGCAGCATCTTGCTGCTGCGTCTAGCAGGGCTCGTTATGTACGCAGAAGGGAAAGACAGAGATATTCTGGACTGGGCCCTTCCAATGGTTTTAATTTTTCCCCTCGTGAAAATGTTTCTGGTATGGAGCAAGCACACCCAACTTCTCCTGTAGAACGTCCAAGTTTCACCTATGGGTCACCAGGAGGTGATTCACCAACTTCTCCAAGACCACCTGTTGTTCAACCTCCACCATCTTTTATCTGCAGCACTGCTGCCAACAATGATCCTTTCAAACCAAG AGTTCTCTTTGGCCAGCCAACACCTAATGGACCACAAAGACAAAGCCCATCTGAGATGCTCAATTTTCCCGAGTCAATCAAATCAAAGCTGTCTGCTGCTTCAGCCAG ATACAAAGAGTCCATCTCCAAAGGCACCCGAGGGTTGAAGGAAAAGCTACTTGCTCGTAACAACTCAGTCAAGGAGATGAGCATAGGAGTTCAACGTGAAATGACTGCAGGAATTGCTGGTGTTGCACGAATGTTCGAGCGCCTAGACCTTACCTCAAAGAAACCTGGTGCCCCTACTCCAGTTTCTGGTCGTAGTGGGGGTACTTCAAACTTCTCCGTCAAGGGAAAAGCTGTGCTAGAGAATGTTATTGTTCAGTCGTGTAATAAAAGTAGTGGAAGAATTGCTGATGAAAGTTCAGAAGCACCCTCTCAGATCATCAGGCTGACTTGA
- the LOC112200686 gene encoding E3 ubiquitin-protein ligase RHF1A isoform X1, producing MASFAPSSSSSSDNPIPIWTPSSSVSAFPDEPYEDSCSICLEPFCSDDPATITSCKHDYHLHCILEWSQRSKECPICWQLLVLKDPASQGLLDVVQNEKRSRARNISSIAPPTFHNSSEDFDFEHDSFSDDSDLDERIMQHLAAASSRARYVRRRERQRYSGLGPSNGFNFSPRENVSGMEQAHPTSPVERPSFTYGSPGGDSPTSPRPPVVQPPPSFICSTAANNDPFKPRVLFGQPTPNGPQRQSPSEMLNFPESIKSKLSAASARYKESISKGTRGLKEKLLARNNSVKEMSKGVQREMTAGIAGVARMFERLDLTSKKPGAPTPVSGRSGGTSNFSVKGKAVLENVIVQSCNKSSGRIADESSEAPSQIIRLT from the exons ATGGCATCTTTcgctccttcctcttcttcttcttctgataaCCCAATACCCATCTGGACTCCATCCTCCTCTGTATCTGCTTTTCCCGACGAGCCGTATGAAGACTCCTGCAGTATCTGCCTCGAGCCTTTCTGCTCCGATGACCCAGCCACC ATTACCAGCTGCAAACATGACTATCATCTCCACTGTATATTAGAATG GTCACAAAGAAGTAAAGAATGCCCAATTTGTTGGCAGTTACTTGTCTTGAAGGATCCGGCTAG CCAAGGGCTTCTAGATGTTGTACAGAATGAGAAGCGCTCAAGGGCAAGAAACATATCTTCCATTGCCCCCCCAACTTTTCATAATTCCTCTGAGGACTTTGACTTTGAACAT GATTCGTTCTCAGATGACTCCGATTTGGACGAGCGTATTATGCAGCATCTTGCTGCTGCGTCTAGCAGGGCTCGTTATGTACGCAGAAGGGAAAGACAGAGATATTCTGGACTGGGCCCTTCCAATGGTTTTAATTTTTCCCCTCGTGAAAATGTTTCTGGTATGGAGCAAGCACACCCAACTTCTCCTGTAGAACGTCCAAGTTTCACCTATGGGTCACCAGGAGGTGATTCACCAACTTCTCCAAGACCACCTGTTGTTCAACCTCCACCATCTTTTATCTGCAGCACTGCTGCCAACAATGATCCTTTCAAACCAAG AGTTCTCTTTGGCCAGCCAACACCTAATGGACCACAAAGACAAAGCCCATCTGAGATGCTCAATTTTCCCGAGTCAATCAAATCAAAGCTGTCTGCTGCTTCAGCCAG ATACAAAGAGTCCATCTCCAAAGGCACCCGAGGGTTGAAGGAAAAGCTGCTTGCTCGTAACAACTCAGTCAAGGAGATGAGCAAAGGAGTTCAACGTGAGATGACTGCAGGAATTGCTGGTGTTGCACGAATGTTCGAGCGCCTAGACCTTACCTCAAAGAAACCTGGTGCCCCTACTCCAGTTTCTGGTCGTAGTGGGGGTACTTCAAACTTCTCCGTCAAGGGAAAAGCTGTGCTAGAGAATGTTATTGTTCAGTCGTGTAATAAAAGTAGTGGAAGAATTGCTGATGAAAGTTCAGAAGCACCCTCTCAGATCATCAGGCTGACTTGA
- the LOC112199343 gene encoding F-box/LRR-repeat protein At4g14103, which produces MDSKSKRPEGAEDRISQLQDDILVHILSYIPTVYSVRTMVLSKRWNNLWTFVPSLHFDQLDNRIGHYRTWYTFDDFAKFVDGALSLHNSSTIRKFRLHIGRIQLIREEGVSRIRDWICTAMRHEVCEFDLYFCPNYQLREKIELNLPQRVFLCKTLEVLKVHSNCINYPPTKPGYFPSLKFAKVTAEHGDNSSMGELFCNCPVLEELSIDAHLMKKDVKIWISAPELKTLRTRILVNDDERKVKGISINAPKLENLFVYTDLTRYILRNAKSLVKANIELTDFEENLSPELLNRATALLAGVSSVEYLHISGPNYVACSLPNFCNLKQLKLILFGCSYLEYVMELLKRSPKLEDLVLDIDVRSWYREEYVEGYEPFKPPEIVPICVVSHLKTVSITHITGHDDQLGVVKYLLKYGQVLRNMTIFTCGALLFKTSHITEEKFQRKILKYHKSSNTCEVEVKFENKGINFVINESNDFDVIIEAWQQYLRVFLAPRFQGSLLGFWKLQRTAYCLSGGAPTSTVGSGLIDEWRVLSNGIVRAQGSLSGLGFVFPGCIRHFFLLGRQRRSAGWVVGIRRRLGAGGLWPDRGGGMPWIVWRWLSL; this is translated from the exons ATGGATTCGAAATCAAAACGTCCAGAAGGAGCTGAAGATAGGATCAGCCAATTACAGGACGATATTCTTGTGCATATACTATCCTATATTCCGACGGTCTATTCTGTTCGAACCATGGTTTTGTCTAAAAGATGGAACAACTTATGGACCTTCGTCCCCAGCCTACACTTCGACCAACTAGATAATCGCATAGGACATTATCGAACTTGGTATACTTTTGATGATTTTGCGAAGTTTGTTGATGGTGCACTCTCGTTACACAACTCGTCGACAATCAGAAAATTTCGTCTTCATATTGGACGCATTCAGCTTATTCGAGAGGAAGGTGTTTCTCGCATTCGTGACTGGATATGCACTGCCATGAGGCATGAGGTCTGTGAATTTGATCTTTATTTTTGCCCTAATTATCAGTTGAGAGAGAAGATAGAGTTGAATCTGCCTCAAAGAGTTTTCTTGTGCAAAACTCTGGAGGTTTTGAAGGTACATTCAAATTGTATCAACTATCCTCCTACTAAACCAGGTTACTTTCCAAGCCTCAAGTTCGCCAAAGTTACCGCAGAACATGGAGATAATTCCTCAATGGGAGAACTTTTTTGTAACTGCCCTGTACTTGAAGAGTTGTCTATCGATGCCCATCTTATGAAAAAAGATGTCAAAATCTGGATCTCTGCACCTGAATTGAAAACTTTAAGGACTAGAATTCTTGTAAATGATGATGAACGAAAGGTGAAAGGGATTTCTATCAATGCTCCAAAGCTTGAAAACCTTTTTGTCTACACTGATTTGACAAGATATATCTTGCGGAATGCAAAATCCCTCGTCAAAGCCAACATAGAACTCACAGATTTCGAAGAAAATTTGAGTCCAGAGCTTTTGAACCGTGCAACTGCTTTACTTGCAGGAGTTTCCAGTGTTGAATATTTGCATATATCAGGTCCTAATTATGTGGCATGTTCACTGCCTAATTTCTGTAATTTGAAGCAATTGAAGCTCATTCTTTTTGGGTGCTCTTATTTGGAATATGTAATGGAGTTGCTCAAGCGATCACCTAAGCTTGAAGATCTTGTCTTAGATATTGATGTCCGCTCATGGTATCGTGAAGAATATGTCGAAGGATACGAGCCCTTCAAGCCACCAGAGATTGTGCCTATTTGTGTGGTGTCCCACCTTAAGACTGTTTCCATTACTCACATCACGGGACATGATGATCAGTTAGGTGTGGTAAAGTATTTGTTAAAGTATGGTCAAGTTCTGAGGAATATGACTATATTCACCTGTGGTGCTCTTCTTTTTAAGACTAGTCATATCACAGAAGAGAAGTTCCAGaggaaaattttgaagtatcACAAGAGTTCAAACACTTGTGAGGTTGAAGTTAAGTTTGAAAATAAGGGG ATAAATTTTGTCATCAACGAGAGTAATGACTTCGATGTCATAATCGAGGCCTGGCAACAG TACTTACGAGTCTTCTTAGCTCCGAGATTCCAGGGAAgccttttagggttttggaaatTGCAAAGAACAGCTTACTGCCTGTCCGGCGGCGCCCCCACGTCGACTGTGGGTTCCGGCCTCATAGACGAGTGGCGGGTGTTGTCGAACGGGATCGTGAGGGCTCAGGGCTCCTTATCTGGTTTAGGCTTCGTCTTTCCGGGTTGTATACGACATTTCTTTCTTCTCGGGAGGCAGCGCAGGAGTGCAGGATGGGTGGTTGGTATTCGACGCAGGCTTGGAGCAGGTGGCCTGTGGCCAGATCGTGGCGGCGGTATGCCATGGATTGTATGGCGCTGGCTATCTCTCTGA
- the LOC112200222 gene encoding glucose-1-phosphate adenylyltransferase large subunit 3, chloroplastic/amyloplastic, producing the protein MAVSADHCRISLSAAIQSRGAEGLAGRNPRGLVKFCNGEVMGKKLQLSQVQQGGGSMKNKRNGHVCMSLTAADVIGEVKLRDMDVERRNPKTVVAVILGGGAGTRLFPLTKRRAKPAVPIGGAYRLIDVPMSNCINSGINKVYILTQYNSASLNRHISRAYNFGSGTTFGDGYVEVLAATQTPGESGQRWFQGTADAVRQFHWLFEDARSRDIEDVLILSGDHLYRMDYMDYIQNHRESGADITISCLPMDDRRASDFGLMKIDKKGKVLSFSEKPKGADLKAMAVDTTVLGLSVDEAVKKPYIASMGVYVFKKEILLNLLRWRFPTANDFGSEIIPASANEFFIKAYLFNDYWEDIGTIRSFFEANLALTQHPNKFSFYDAAKPMYTSRRNLPPSKIDGSKIVDSIISHGSFLTNCFIEHSVVGIRSRINANVHLKDTVMLGADYYETDSEVVSLLAEGRVPVGIGENTKIKDCIIDKNARIGKNVVIANTEGVQEADRSSEGFYIRSGVTVILKNSTIQDGLSI; encoded by the exons ATGGCAGTGTCGGCCGATCATTGCCGGATTTCCCTCTCCGCTGCCATCCAGTCACGCGGCGCAGAGGGGCTGGCGGGGAGGAATCCGAGGGGGCTTGTGAAGTTTTGCAATGGAGAAGTGATGGGGAAGAAGCTGCAGCTGAGTCAGGTTCAGCAAGGAGGTGGTAGCATGAAGAATAAGAGGAATGGACATGTTTGTATGTCTCTTACTGCCGCTGATGTAATTGGTGAGGTCAAG TTAAGGGACATGGATGTAGAGAGGCGAAATCCAAAGACCGTCGTTGCAGTTATACTGGGAGGTGGAGCTGGTACTCGTCTTTTCCCACTCACCAAACGGCGAGCAAAGCCTGCT GTCCCAATAGGGGGAGCATACAGACTTATTGATGTGCCAATGAGCAACTGCATCAACAGTGGAATCAACAAAGTCTATATCCTCACTCAGTACAACTCAGCATCACTCAACAGGCACATTTCCCGCGCTTACAACTTTGGCAGCGGTACAACATTTGGCGATGGCTATGTAGAG GTTCTAGCTGCTACTCAAACTCCAGGAGAGTCAGGTCAGAGATGGTTCCAGGGCACTGCAGATGCTGTTCGACAGTTCCATTGGCTTTTTGAG GATGCAAGAAGTAGAGACATTGAGGATGTCCTGATTCTATCTGGAGATCACTTGTATCGAATGGACTACATGGACTACATTCAA AATCACCGGGAAAGTGGTGCAGATATTACCATTTCTTGTTTGCCAATGGATGACCG TCGTGCCTCAGATTTTGGTCTGATGAAGATAGACAAGAAAGGAAAGGTCCTCTCGTTCAGTGAAAAGCCTAAAGGAGCTGACCTGAAGGCAATG GCAGTAGATACGACAGTTCTGGGACTTTCTGTGGATGAGGCAGTAAAGAAGCCATACATTGCTTCAATGGGAGTGTACGTCTTCAAGAAGGAGATACTTCTGAATCTTCTAAG ATGGCGCTTCCCAACTGCAAATGACTTTGGATCAGAGATTATTCCAGCCTCAGCTAATGAATTTTTCATAAAG GCTTATCTGTTTAATGATTACTGGGAAGACATCGGAACCATCAGATCCTTCTTCGAGGCAAACCTTGCCCTCACTCAGCAT CCAAACAAGTTTAGTTTCTATGATGCAGCAAAGCCAATGTATACTTCAAGAAGAAACTTACCTCCATCAAAGATTGATGGTAGCAAG ATTGTTGACTCCATCATATCGCATGgaagtttcttaaccaattgCTTTATAGAGCACAGTGTTGTCGGTATCAGATCCCGGATAAACGCAAATGTTCACCTTAAG GACACCGTGATGCTTGGTGCTGATTACTACGAAACCGATTCAGAGGTGGTATCACTGTTAGCTGAAGGAAGAGTTCCCGTTGGAATAGGAGAGAACACAAAAATCAA AGACTGCATTATTGACAAAAACGCTAGAATCGGGAAGAATGTTGTTATTGCAAACACCGAG GGAGTACAAGAGGCTGACAGATCTTCGGAAGGGTTTTACATCCGCTCTGGTGTAACTGTTATATTGAAAAATTCAACTATCCAAGATGGACTTTCGATCTAA